The following are encoded together in the Methanosarcina flavescens genome:
- a CDS encoding cupredoxin domain-containing protein codes for MKIKLIVSLLILCLAFFFGLAQAQMGGDITSNNASQQRNLTTTGEICTLATVDKTINVSQQAGEDVKWIFPGPRRLDPQIFGTPDVPIGYEPEIGVPLANRSVSGNEFTTTSVPTPYSDNFTRINGSFNMNLTDNTPVDVNESEDMAEAEFNFTDPTGEIRYRVVLTNVTRVGQIHPVFGGVIVDGIAHGKTGIGTRLEPTSYLYGAFWGVGSLYVNDTLVSNNRVIHAMATERIRSPDQQGYRLLLDNELPHRGIQAHLLLPEKVMADNGTMQEQPVPTNYTLPGGENQTFIHIIFDDPQLEGLEILDFDNATAAMAENVTGMENITGMENMTGMNEVVAAGRKNVEVSINNFAFNPESVTISTGDTVRWTNLDSANHTATGSTFDSGILQEGESYEFQFTDAGTYEYSCLIHPSMRGSVIVEEK; via the coding sequence ATGAAAATAAAGTTAATAGTTTCTCTGTTAATACTTTGCCTGGCTTTCTTTTTTGGATTGGCACAGGCGCAGATGGGAGGGGATATTACATCTAATAATGCATCTCAGCAGAGAAACTTAACCACAACAGGTGAAATATGCACACTTGCAACTGTAGATAAAACTATTAATGTTAGCCAGCAAGCCGGTGAGGATGTTAAATGGATTTTTCCAGGCCCGAGAAGACTCGATCCTCAGATTTTCGGAACTCCGGATGTGCCAATTGGATATGAGCCAGAGATTGGTGTGCCGTTAGCTAACAGGTCTGTGAGTGGGAACGAATTTACCACAACATCGGTGCCTACACCGTACTCTGATAATTTTACGCGTATTAATGGTTCCTTCAACATGAATTTGACAGACAATACTCCTGTAGATGTGAATGAATCCGAAGATATGGCTGAAGCCGAATTTAATTTCACGGATCCGACAGGAGAAATCAGATATAGGGTTGTTCTGACAAATGTTACTCGCGTTGGGCAGATCCATCCGGTTTTTGGCGGGGTTATTGTTGATGGAATTGCTCATGGGAAAACTGGAATAGGCACACGCCTGGAGCCAACCTCTTACTTATATGGAGCTTTCTGGGGTGTAGGTTCGCTTTACGTAAATGATACTCTTGTCAGCAATAACAGGGTCATACACGCTATGGCAACCGAGCGCATCAGGAGTCCTGACCAGCAGGGTTATAGACTGCTCCTTGATAACGAACTGCCTCACAGGGGTATACAGGCTCATCTCTTATTGCCTGAGAAGGTGATGGCTGACAATGGAACAATGCAGGAACAGCCAGTGCCTACCAACTATACTCTGCCAGGTGGCGAGAACCAGACTTTTATCCATATAATATTCGACGATCCCCAGCTCGAAGGTCTTGAGATCCTTGATTTCGACAACGCAACCGCAGCTATGGCTGAGAACGTGACTGGCATGGAAAACATAACAGGCATGGAAAACATGACTGGTATGAATGAAGTGGTGGCTGCGGGTAGAAAGAATGTTGAGGTGTCAATCAACAATTTTGCCTTTAATCCCGAATCAGTTACAATATCAACAGGTGATACTGTCAGATGGACGAACCTTGATTCAGCTAATCATACAGCTACAGGTTCTACTTTCGACTCCGGCATACTGCAAGAAGGAGAATCGTATGAGTTCCAGTTTACTGACGCAGGCACGTATGAATATTCTTGCTTGATTCATCCTTCCATGCGGGGGTCTGTAATAGTTGAGGAGAAATGA
- a CDS encoding potassium channel family protein has translation MDKKQLKDERKELLYQINDLFDLPLTLLSLLWLVLIIVDFVYGLSSSLQKLSLVIWGIFIVDFLIELYISPLKKDYLKSNWLVTFSLFLPALRVLRLFKGFRLVRFANSVRSLNLARILSSFNRSLRTVRQVIRQRGLRYVLLLTVLITFLGAAGMYNFEHPGITSYWDALWWTAMIMTTIGSAYWPVTPEGRILAFSLSVYAFSIFGYITAALASMLVGKDKEELSSKEIAEMRSEVQKLSSEINRLLGKEKK, from the coding sequence ATGGATAAAAAGCAACTAAAAGACGAAAGAAAAGAGCTTCTTTATCAGATTAACGATCTTTTTGATCTCCCTTTAACTTTGCTGTCACTATTATGGCTTGTTCTCATTATTGTCGATTTTGTTTATGGTCTCTCTTCTTCTTTGCAAAAATTAAGTCTGGTTATCTGGGGAATATTTATAGTCGATTTTCTTATTGAATTGTACATTTCTCCGTTAAAGAAAGATTATTTAAAGAGTAACTGGCTTGTTACCTTTTCCCTATTTTTGCCTGCGTTGAGGGTTTTAAGACTATTTAAAGGATTCAGGCTTGTCAGGTTTGCAAATTCTGTCCGATCTCTTAACCTGGCTCGGATTCTTTCTTCTTTTAATCGGAGCTTAAGAACAGTCCGACAGGTAATCAGGCAGCGGGGCTTGAGATACGTTCTATTGCTTACGGTTTTAATTACCTTTCTTGGAGCAGCGGGAATGTACAATTTTGAGCACCCGGGGATTACTTCATATTGGGATGCATTATGGTGGACAGCCATGATTATGACTACAATAGGAAGCGCTTACTGGCCAGTTACCCCCGAGGGGAGAATACTGGCTTTTTCATTATCGGTTTATGCTTTTTCAATTTTTGGGTACATAACTGCAGCCCTGGCAAGCATGCTTGTCGGAAAAGATAAAGAAGAACTTTCCTCAAAAGAAATTGCAGAGATGCGCAGCGAGGTACAGAAACTCTCCAGTGAAATTAACAGGCTTTTGGGAAAGGAAAAAAAGTAA
- a CDS encoding ferric reductase produces the protein MDKEKAGKYTGHSKGRESSGKGSSNKYFYPIYGILLLVTIFITYIILQNTEEPIRTIRRFAGTFGYLTVFLAIVTSEYMAKMKKISGLPFMKAHHNLARIGLLLILIHPLTFVLQGRGIGIFSPISPTNIFIALAGRPAFYLFFLAAGIALYRKKYKDWRKVHYLSYLAFSLVTVHALMLGDDFELAIMRILAIAMAITVIVIFIHKRSASGRKRK, from the coding sequence TTGGATAAAGAGAAGGCGGGAAAATACACAGGTCACAGCAAAGGTAGGGAAAGTTCGGGCAAAGGATCCTCAAATAAATATTTTTACCCGATCTACGGCATACTTCTACTCGTAACCATATTTATAACGTATATTATTCTTCAAAACACTGAAGAACCTATTAGGACTATACGCAGGTTTGCAGGGACTTTCGGCTACCTGACCGTGTTCCTTGCAATAGTTACATCCGAATATATGGCTAAAATGAAAAAAATATCAGGACTTCCTTTTATGAAAGCTCACCATAATCTGGCGAGAATTGGACTATTGCTAATCCTTATTCACCCACTTACTTTTGTTTTACAGGGGAGAGGAATAGGAATCTTTTCGCCGATTTCTCCGACAAACATTTTTATTGCATTGGCAGGACGTCCGGCTTTTTATCTCTTCTTTCTGGCTGCAGGTATTGCATTGTACAGGAAGAAATACAAAGATTGGAGGAAAGTCCACTACCTCAGTTACCTGGCTTTCTCACTCGTCACAGTACATGCCCTGATGTTAGGTGACGACTTTGAATTAGCTATAATGAGAATACTTGCGATTGCAATGGCGATTACTGTGATAGTTATCTTCATACATAAAAGATCGGCGTCAGGGCGAAAAAGGAAATGA
- a CDS encoding rhodanese-like domain-containing protein produces MFLATFLIFTEQGKEKEIENPSGFENVSVHEAEGMIEEGNVFILDVRTPDEFNSSHIKGATLIPVSNVSGSNLSSERLLEARIDEVPRKKVLVYCKSGRRSVSASTMLVDAGYSEVYNMEGGINAWIDAGYPVVSSEDIETDDGSRG; encoded by the coding sequence TTGTTTTTAGCAACATTCCTGATCTTTACAGAACAGGGAAAAGAAAAGGAAATAGAAAATCCTTCAGGGTTTGAGAATGTAAGCGTACATGAGGCAGAAGGGATGATTGAAGAAGGCAATGTATTCATACTTGATGTGCGCACGCCTGACGAGTTTAACTCCTCGCATATCAAAGGGGCAACCCTTATTCCCGTAAGCAACGTCTCAGGATCGAATTTAAGCTCAGAACGTTTGCTCGAAGCTCGCATAGATGAAGTTCCTAGGAAGAAAGTACTGGTTTATTGCAAATCAGGGCGCAGAAGTGTGTCGGCAAGTACAATGCTTGTAGATGCAGGATATTCCGAGGTATATAATATGGAAGGAGGTATCAATGCCTGGATAGATGCAGGATATCCGGTTGTAAGCTCGGAAGATATAGAAACTGATGACGGCTCTCGTGGTTGA
- a CDS encoding DUF2769 domain-containing protein: protein MCSMCPVQADSKCVKEKLQSAKELMESMPAGGVPDPEEVPGIYCSTGKATCEDLKFDRECICGTCEVWKEYGLEKVDPNNHFCLHGRAT, encoded by the coding sequence ATGTGTTCAATGTGCCCTGTGCAGGCTGACAGTAAATGTGTGAAGGAAAAACTTCAGAGCGCAAAAGAATTAATGGAAAGCATGCCCGCAGGGGGAGTTCCAGATCCGGAAGAGGTTCCAGGGATATACTGCTCCACAGGCAAAGCTACCTGTGAGGATCTCAAGTTTGACAGAGAATGTATCTGCGGTACATGTGAGGTCTGGAAAGAGTACGGTCTTGAGAAAGTAGATCCAAATAATCACTTCTGCCTTCACGGCAGAGCAACCTGA
- a CDS encoding DUF2769 domain-containing protein, whose product MGRNISTEEGSPIPPRDRDITFERSTNFLVPYNRANVNRCRCPQCPVQDDSQCAQDKFKSSKQLMENLPEGEVPDPEDFPGVYCSEGEATCSDLDPDRKCICGSCEVWKEYDLKDANPNNHFCHNGRAT is encoded by the coding sequence ATGGGAAGAAATATATCTACTGAAGAGGGGAGTCCTATTCCACCCAGGGATAGAGATATAACTTTTGAAAGGAGTACGAATTTCCTGGTTCCCTATAATCGGGCAAATGTTAACAGGTGCAGGTGTCCACAGTGTCCAGTGCAGGATGACAGTCAGTGTGCACAGGATAAATTTAAAAGTTCAAAACAATTAATGGAAAATCTTCCAGAAGGCGAGGTTCCGGACCCTGAGGATTTTCCGGGGGTATACTGCTCGGAAGGTGAGGCAACCTGTTCGGATCTTGACCCTGATAGAAAATGCATCTGCGGCTCATGTGAGGTCTGGAAGGAGTATGACCTCAAAGATGCAAATCCAAACAATCACTTCTGTCACAACGGCAGAGCAACCTGA
- a CDS encoding methyltransferase family protein: MVEFENWKASESKGEWINRAINIVMLLFAAETWKLLVESWGFLNHRLIYIYIGILLFYLLAEKAAYRGSGLEGRQSQRWIRSLLLFFWWLLLIAPILEYIFYLRLKFDFFPQHNITVTAAGASLALIGTGLRVWGMRTLGQYFSVHIEIKNNHQLVEKGPYKFIRHPAYAGNILQAVGVPLILNAYLTLSISAVLVFLFLYRLKREEEVLVREVKGYENYTKRTYRLIPKIW, encoded by the coding sequence ATGGTAGAGTTTGAGAACTGGAAAGCATCAGAAAGTAAGGGAGAATGGATAAACCGGGCTATAAACATAGTTATGCTTTTATTTGCTGCCGAAACATGGAAGCTTCTGGTTGAGAGTTGGGGTTTCCTAAACCATAGGCTAATTTACATCTATATCGGGATCCTGTTATTTTATTTACTGGCAGAAAAAGCTGCATACAGGGGATCAGGTCTTGAAGGACGGCAATCACAAAGATGGATTCGAAGTCTGCTCTTATTTTTCTGGTGGCTTCTTCTGATTGCTCCCATTCTTGAGTATATCTTTTACCTGCGACTTAAATTCGACTTTTTCCCACAGCACAATATAACAGTTACAGCTGCAGGAGCATCACTTGCATTGATAGGCACAGGACTCAGAGTCTGGGGCATGCGGACTCTGGGTCAATATTTCTCTGTCCATATTGAGATAAAAAATAACCATCAGTTAGTTGAAAAAGGTCCCTATAAATTCATAAGGCATCCGGCTTATGCAGGAAACATATTACAGGCAGTCGGAGTCCCACTAATCCTGAATGCTTATCTCACCCTGAGCATATCGGCAGTGTTAGTTTTCCTGTTCTTATACAGGTTGAAACGCGAAGAAGAAGTCCTTGTTCGGGAGGTCAAAGGTTATGAGAACTACACAAAGAGAACATACAGGCTAATTCCTAAAATATGGTGA